One stretch of Pomacea canaliculata isolate SZHN2017 linkage group LG11, ASM307304v1, whole genome shotgun sequence DNA includes these proteins:
- the LOC112576268 gene encoding E3 ubiquitin-protein ligase TRIM33-like isoform X3, whose amino-acid sequence MEVVVQPHERECAVCTNDFTTPKILPCGHLLCRQCVISWMDSKSDAGCPLCTCPIVEHQGNSSQSSADVIDALPTDSVMEAIVESSRVLGKDDMCTVCDDVRAEYICMQCLEKMCPSCTKIHKKMLATRSHEVESVSTVTPERLAASRPALCADHGDKQAEAFCADHHLSICASCTSIKHRTCLVVRDINDEMKAAENALCGLTDQLVQAEYSLKQGTEQLAIRLQKVEDMEQEDMTQVDKTCDKLQIMVENCRKELKKMIHDSSLQVKNSLLEVKRELDKRLGKVTSHRNIVTRARAVAPRAGLIHVTQALTDRVNSLHLNADVDELSLMTPPEISVECYNELEKAIENKLHQFQQQQQQQQQQQQQQQHTKQKEQQRQEVSISFRAITHAYLSDELDAQPPVLVFDDNCGTNIRLTNDNRTAEKINQDDFRNGEVVSRDAMVPNVLYEVRVDAASYKNNKLTLGVTRISPARLPVTELSVDLNDTIIISCGAVLYQEEFALTTLGKGLERLEVGSRVGLLVDSSNYLHLYINGLDQGVVKRFTPPCFAIFNIFSSITKVTALPTSTMT is encoded by the exons ATGGAGGTAGTAGTTCAACCACACGAGCgagagtgtgctgtgtgcaccaatgacttcaccacaccaaagattctaccctgtggtcatctcctgtgtcgacaatgtgtcatttcctggatggactCTAAATCTGACGCTGGTTGTCCTCTGTGTACctgtcctatagtagagcatCAAGGTAATTCATCTCAAAGTTCAGCTGATGTTATTGACGCCCTGCCTACAGACTCTGTGATGGAAGCGATAGTAGAAAGTTCTCGTGTGCTGGGAAAGGATGACATGTGCACTGtatgtgatgacgtcagagcTGAGTACATCTGTATGCAGTGCCTGGAAAAGATGTGTCCATCGTGTACTAAGATACACAAGAAGATGTTAGCTACCCGCAGTCACGaggtggagagtgtcagcactgtgacacctgaacgtctggctgccagccgccctgcactgtgtgctgaccacggcgacaaacaggcgGAGGCATTTTGCGCTGATCATCACCTTAGTATCTGTGCATCGTGTACCTCCATCAAACACAGAACATGTCTAGTTGTGAGAGATATCAACGACGAAATGAAAGCGGCTGAAAATGCACTTTGTGGTTTGACTGACCAGCTGGTTCAGGCCGAGTACAGTCTGAAGCAAGGTACAGAGCAGCTCGCCATACGTCTTCAGAAGGTGGAGGACAtggaacaagaagacatgacaCAGGTAGACAAGACATGCGACAAACTTCAGATCATGGTGGAAAACTGTcgaaaagaactgaaaaaaatgatacatgATTCAAGTTTACAAGTGAAGAATTCGTTATTGGAAGTTAAACGAGAACTCGACAAACGTCTagggaaagtgacgtcacacaggaaTATAGTGACGCGAGCTAGAGCTGTGGCGCCACGTGCGGGGCTAATACACGTCACCcaggctctgacagacagggtcaacagccttcaCCTTAACGCCGATGTAGATGAACTGTCTTTGATGACTCCACCTGAGATAAGTGTGGAATGCTACAACGAATTGGAAAAAGCCATAGAGAATAAACTACATcaatttcaacaacaacaacaacaacaacaacaacaacaacaacaacaacaacacaccaaacaaaaa GAGCAGCAAAGACAGGAAGTTAGCATATCATTCAGAGCAATCACCCATGCCTACCTAAGTGACGAG ttggaCGCACAGCCACCAGTCCTTGTGTTCGACGACAACTGCGGAACCAACATTCGTCTGACGAACGATAACAGGACCGCGGAGAAGATAAATCAAGATGACTTCCGTAACGGGGaggttgtgtcacgtgacgctatgGTGCCGAACGTCTTGTATGAG GTCAGAGTGGACGCAGCATCATATAAGAACAACAAGTTAACATTGGGAGTGACAAGAATTTCTCCTGCACGTCTCCCTGTGACAGAGTTGTCTGTAGACCTTAATGATACTATTATCATCTCGTGCGGTGCGGTCCTCTACCAGGAAGAATTT GCGTTGACCACGCTCGGAAAAGGTCTCGAGAGACTTGAAGTCGGGAGTCGAGTTGGGTTACTGGTGGACTCATCAAACTACCTTCACCTCTACATTAACGGACTGGACCAAGGTGTTGTTAAGCGTTTCACACCGCCCTGTTTTGCCATCTTTAATATCTTCAGTTCAATAACAAAG GTGACAGCCCTTCCTACATCTACGATGACATAA